The window TGATAGCGGCATAATGTTCGTCTGATTTTGGGAGTTTTACCTAGTAGAACCTGTGTTACTGTGTGCTTTCCGGTAAGGGAGTTTAAAGAATAAAAAAAGAATTACTTATTtcttaattagtttttaatattgATATGGAATCATGGATAGTTGGATCaaaggggttttttttttttttttttttttttaaaggcaagaaaCCTTTTATTAAACACACAAAAAGTTACAATACAAACTTGAAAAAAGGAACAAATCAGCTCGACAACTCAAGAAGCCTAAAAACTCGAGGTGTTGCAAAGAAAGCAACACTATCGACTATATACAATCACTGAATATTAAGAAAGACTCCCGGGTTGGATAACCATTCGAGCCACTCGATTTTCCTTTCTCTCGATCTATTAGAAATCCACTCGAACGTCATAATTTGAATCTCATTTAACGCGACCGGTCCATTCCAACATTTGTTGTTAAACACCTTGTTGTTTCTATTCTTCCAAATGAGGTACATACAAATCCATCTCGTTGTTTGCCAAGTAGTAGACCCCCAATTTGACGAGTTCACATTATTATCGATGTTGATTAGTTCATTCAGACTATAACTCGCAAAGTTACCGAAACCCCACCATTTGAACACCCGTTCCCATATATCGAGAGCGTACTTGCAGAAGATAAGCACATGGTCAACCGATTTCAAATCGTCATCGCAAAGAGGGCATCGAATGCTATCGAGATCGATACCCCTTTTGTCGATTTCAACCAGAACCTGAAGCCTTTTTTTTTGTGCTCTCCAAATGAATAACACAATTTTTTTGGGAACAAGTTTGTTCCTGGTGGTGTCGTGGTGAATGAGAGAGTACCCAGCAGCTTTTCGTCCACGATTCTCGACAAAACCTTAACATCAAATAAACCGTTGCTTTTTAAAGTCCATCGCCATGAATCTGACTCTCTGCCTGAGTTGCCTCTAATTGCCGATGCCGACATCAGTAGTTGCTGGAGATGCTCCAACTCTCCTCTCGACCTACCTGCAGGATCACGCACCCAATACCAGCTGAAGGAAGGATCTGTACCATTTAAATTCACTCGGTCCGTGACACTTGCTGCTCTGTTCTGCTCCAAACGAAAAAGCCTCGGGAATAATTTGCTCAACTTGTCTCTATCAATCCAAAGCTCATTCCAAAAAGATATTGTACTCCCATTACCAACACAACGAGTGAATGAGTTCTTGAAAGGGATTTCGAGGTCCTCCAAAATAGTACATGTAGAAACAATATTATGCCACGTACTTAAAAATTATCGATGAGTAAACTCACTTCCCATCGATAACCCACCACACACACCATATAAGCTTCGAATTACTTTTGCCCAAAGGGaattggtttcggttttgaacctccaccaccattttcccAATAAGGCCAAGTTTTTCGCCCGTAAAGACCCAATATTTAACCCCCCCCCATTCTAGTAATTGTTTAAAACATTTTCCCACTTTACCCACGAGATTTTTTTATGTGAACCTGACCCGCCGCAAAAAAAAGATCGTCTTACACTCTCAAGAATTTTTATCACACAAGGCGGAGCGCGAAAGAGCGAAAAAAGTACAATGGGAGACTATTAAGAACCGACTTTATGAGGATCAATCGTCCACCAAATGACAACGAGCGCATCTTCCAACCCGATAACCGAGAATTGAACTTATCAATGATCGGACGCCAATCCCTAATCTTATTCATTTTCGAGCCAATTGGTAAACCAAGATACATACACGGGAAGGTACCAACTTGACAACCAAGATACCTTGCAATACGGTGAGTTTCTTCTTGGTCAACTCCTACACCGAAAACACTACTTTTATGAAAATTTACTTTAAGTCTCGAAACTAGCTCGAAGCATTTCAAGAGGTCCCCAAGGTAATTGACATTCACCCTACTCCATTCACCGAAAAAGATAGTGTCATCCGGGTACTGGAGGTGCGAAACCAACACTTTATCCACCACGACTTCAATGCCTTTAAACAATCCTTTGTCCGTGGCTGCTTTCGTAAGTAAGTTTAAACCTTCGGCCgccaaaatgaaaagaaaaggagatAGTGGATCTCCTTGACGTACACCTCTACCTAACGGGAATTCGCGAGTTGGAGATCCATTAACTAAGATAGAAACGGAAGCCGAGGTTAGACAACTTAGTATCCAATTCCTCCATTTTGACCCGAACCCCATACACTTCATAACCTCGAGAAGAAAGCACCAATTGATACTATCAAATGCCTTTTCGAAATCAACTTTAAAAACAATACCTTTCTTTTTATTGGCTTTTAAAAAATCTAGCGTTTCATTCGCAACTAAGACACCATCAAGGATGTAACGATCTTTTAGAAAGGCACTTTGTTCCGGTCCAACAAGGGATGGCATTACTTTTCGGAGTCGGTTCGATAGAATCTTTGAAACAATTTTGTAGTAGCTCCCGAATAAACTAATCGGCCGAAAATCCCCAAGACCTAACGGGTTAGCTTTCTTGGGAATAAGAGTAACGAAAGAAGCGTTACATCCCCTCGAAATGTTACCCATTTCCCAAAACCAATTGATTGCATCGATGAGATCATTTTTTATGACACCCCAAAACTTTTTGTAGAATCTCATATTGAATGCATCCGGTCCCGGTGCCTTTGTGGTTCCACAATCATTAACCGCCTCAAGTATTTCCTTTTCACTAAACTGACATTCAAGTGCACAAGCCTCTTCAGTTGTGATGGTAGGGTATTGCAAGTCCTCTAAGGAAGGTCTGAGTTGATCAGGTTCCACAAACTGATTTTTAAAGTGGACGAAAGCTTCATCTTTGATATCGAGCGGGTTCTCGTTCCAACTACCACTGATTATAAGGCAACTAATATTGCATTTATTGTATTTGTTATGAATGATGTTGTGAAAGAACTTCGTGTTTTCGTCCCCGTCTATGGCCCACCAAACCCGAGCGTTTTGTTTTAACATACCCCTTTTGGATTTTTccatttcgacccatttttttCTCGCATCATTCCATATCCGTAACTCAGTTGGATTCAACGAGCCGCATTCTGCTTTTAGTTCTAGCTTCATGGCAGTATTCTTACAAGCCTCCAATTCCTCATCTAATTGCCCAAATTTTATCTTGCTCCACTTTCTGAGTGCTTCTTTTAAGCATTTGAGTTTCTTGATGAAGTTGTAGTCTTTCCTGCCTCCTGTCATGACCGACTGATCCCATGTGGTTTTTATAACATGCTCGATATCGGGGTCATCCATCCAAATATCAAAGATCTTGAACGGTTTCGGTCCAAAATTAATGTCACCATCCTTTAAAAGTAGTGGACAATGGTCAGACGTAAGTCTATCCATAGCCACCACTAAGAGGTTACCCCATAATGAAATGAAGCATTGAGAAACAAGGTATCGGTCGAGCTTACTAAATTTAACTCCGTTATCACAAACTCTCATAAATTTTCTTCCACCTATCGGGATGTCAATTAAATTGTTGTGGGTAATAAAGTCATCAAATTTTTTTACTCTACTTTCCACATAAGCACAGTTTAGTCTTTCTGAAACATCCCTAACCTCGTTAAAGTCACCACAAAGGACCCACGCCTCATCATGTTGATTTTCAACCAACTTTGCCAAAGAATCCCATAAAACTTGTTTTTTCGCGTCCTCGTGTGGTCCATACACATTGACCACGTTTAGGTTAACCCCTGTACTCTTCCAAACACCTCTTATACCAATGACTCTATCGAAAATAATGGTATCATAAGCATAAAAAAGAGTGGTATCCCAAATAAGAAGTTGCCCGCCCGATTTCCCGATCATAGGTTGCTGAATGAAATCGCACTCATTAGACCCCCAAAAACTTTGAATCCATGTTAAATCGACCTGGTGCAATTTCGTTTCTTGTAACGCGAACAATGAAGGTTTTTCTTTAGAGATCATATTTTTCGTTGGCCCGTATTTACTATTAGGTCCAGACCCAAACCCTCTGATATTATAGGTTAAAATCTTCATAATTAAAATAAAGCGTGCGAGATAAAGGAATACCGAAATACCAGAGGGCTTCTTCTGCCATTTCAAACCCAATTGGCATCCGTATTCATAGACACCATCTGAGTTGAGAGGTTTCAAGGAACAAGAAGTGTTTTTACTAGTTGTATCCAAAGAGCCTGATGATTTGGAGGTCTTCTTACTGCCCAATTTACTCGAGGAGGTGCTAACACCCCCAGCACAATAAGTACATCTAGATCGTAGACCATGGTTGATTTCCTTTCTTGCAGAGTTCTTTAGGTTCAATATTCTGGAAGATGTCTTCCACTTTGCGATACCAGACCAGCAACAATCTCGATTTGTGCCTTTATTGTTACCATcgccctttttaattgattttttGATCTTAGATTCTTTGCTTTTGGCGTTACCTTTTACGGTCTGATTAACTGATGGCCTATTTTCGACATAATCATGCTCCATCTGATTATAAGGCCCACGATCCATGTTTCCTTGGCCCAAATGTTGTTCAACTTCTTCTTGGCCCATGTGAGTGTTTTTATTGGGCTCCAATTCAGTTTTATTGGGCTCCTCATTTATATCTCTCTTTATGTCACCAAACGTATCCCCTACTAATTCATCTGACTCCACCTCGTTGGCTGAACCTGCTTTTTGTTGCGTATTAAAACTTTGGGGTATTGACATTGGCGCCGTCATTCTTGTCAGTAGGGTTTGTCTTATTGGAAGTTGGGCTCTCTGTATCTGTGCATCCTTTCTCATCATTAACCTCGACACAATTTACATTGGTCTCGTAAATGTTACCGTTGTCCCCACAACCCGACCCTTGATCTTCATGAGATTGACTGTCCATATTCTGGCAAAAGTTTCCAGAGAAGTTACCGGAAATATTATCTTTTTCGTCACCATCACAATTACAGGCATGTTCATTAAATTTTTCCGGCCTGCCTTCATCATCCTGATTGGGATTTAAAAAATCAACATCGTCTTCATCTGGCAGATCAAAAGTGTCGTCAATAAAATCATCCTCATCATCGTCACTAGATAGGTATTTACCTTCTTCAACCTTCTGTGTTTTTTCGGTTGTACCAAATTCGACTTGGAAACGTCTGGTAACATCTTCCTTAATACTAACGTAGCACATGTTATCCTCCTCTTTTAATGTGACCAACCTTCTTAGTGAACTGTGCTGCTCCGAGTGTGGATTAGAATGCTAGCTTTAGTAAGATTCTGGTTACCTTCATCAAGTTCACAGTTTTCCCATTGTAAAATCTTCCCCCAC of the Rutidosis leptorrhynchoides isolate AG116_Rl617_1_P2 chromosome 5, CSIRO_AGI_Rlap_v1, whole genome shotgun sequence genome contains:
- the LOC139849878 gene encoding uncharacterized protein, with translation MVVEVQNRNQFPLGKSNSKLIWCVWWVIDGKDKLSKLFPRLFRLEQNRAASVTDRVNLNGTDPSFSWYWVRDPAGFVENRGRKAAGYSLIHHDTTRNKLVPKKIVLFIWRAQKKRLQVLVEIDKRGIDLDSIRCPLCDDDLKSVDHVLIFCKYALDIWERVFKWWGFGNFASYSLNELINIDNNVNSSNWGSTTWQTTRWICMYLIWKNRNNKVFNNKCWNGPVALNEIQIMTFEWISNRSRERKIEWLEWLSNPGVFLNIQ